GCTTGTTGGCCGGGAAATAACCACAGAAGCTGGTCGAGTACATTTTGGTGTACTGTCCGTTCTTGAATTTCCAAGCCGTTCCCGTTTTACCCGCAATTGGATAATCGGGCGTGCGAATGGCGCGCGCCGTACCTTCTACCACTACGCCTTCCAGCATGGCGTGCAGCTTAGCCAGGGTCTCGTCGGAGCAGATCTTAGGAATCAGCACTTTGGGCTCATAGTGCTCCAGCACCTGGCCATTCTGCTTGATTTCTTTCACAATCATGGGCTGCACCTTCACGCCATTATTAGCGATGGAGTTGTAGAAGGCCAGCGTTTGCAACGGCGCTAGCTTAAGCTCATAGCCAATGCACATGGTGGTGAGTGACGTGCGGCTCCACGAGCGATCGGTGGGGTCCTTGATGTAGGGCCTAGCTTCACCAGACATTTGGAACCCTAAGGGCTTATTCAGTCCAAATTTCTTCAGGTGCTCAGCGTAGCGCTCAGGCTTCTTGTTGAACTCCCGGTCGATGAGCACCGCTACGCCGATGTTCGATGACACCTCTATCACATGCTTCACCGACACTTTGCCGTAGGCATGCGTGTCCGATTTTACGGCGCCGCCAATGCGCATAGAGCCCGACCGGCCCGTATTCACGGTGTCGTCGAGGGAGATGTTGGGATTCTCCTCAAACAGCGCCATCATGGAGGCTAGCTTGAAGGTAGAGCCCGGCTCGGTGCGGCCTTGGTCGGCGAAGGCGTAGTTGTAATCCTCGCGGTACACGCCGTCGGCCACTTTACCTAGGTTTGCCACTGCCTTGATTTCGCCGGTTTGCACCTCCATCAGAATCACGCAGCCGTACTGCGCGTCGTTCTGGATCAGGGATTTGTACAGCGCGTTTTCGGCAACATCTTGCAAGTTGATGTCGAGCGTGGTCTGAATGTCGTAGCCGGGCTGTGGTTTCACTTCAGTGCCGTCATAAATCGGCTTGTTGCCCCCTGGCAGACGCTCAAACAATGCTTCGCCGTCTTTGCCAGCTAGGTAGCGGTTGTAGGTGAACTCCAGGCCAGCGCCATTTTTGTCTTCGTTCAGGAAGCCAACCGTGCGCTGCGCTAGCCCACCAAACGGCCGGAAGCGCTTGTCTACTTTCTCGAAAATAACGCCGCCCTTGTTTTTGCCAGCTCGGAAGACCGGCCACGAGGAGAGCATTTTTTTCTCCTGATAATTGATCTGCCGCGAATTGAGGCGCACATAACGCACCGACGCATTCTTGGCGTTTTTCAGCCGACGCTTATACTCCTGCGGCGAACGGTCGCCGAAGAAGCGCGACAGCAGTAACGCCAACGAATCAACTCCACTCTTAAAAGTCTCCTTGTCGACCACGCTGGGGTCCCAGGCCACTCGATAAAAGGGCAGCGAGGTTGCCATCATGCTTTTACCATCGCTGGCCAGGATGTTACCACGCGTAGCAAATACCGGCTGGTACACCACCCGGCGCTCCTGCTCCAAAGCGCGCCACTTCTCCCCTTCCTTAAATTGGATGCGCGACACCTTCCAGATGATGGCTGCCGAAAACAGGCAAACACCTAGGAATGCTAGGCGTACGCGCGTGACTATCGCCTTCTTGACATTACCTTTCATTGCGGTGGGATTCGGAACGATTGGATGAGTGCGGAGTAACTTCGGGCTCTACTTCAGCTGGCAAATCGGTAACGGGTGCGGGCGGCCCTGCCTCGGTGATGTTGGCTTCAGCCGGGGGTGCCGTAGTAGCCAAGGAGTCGGCTCTAGCACGTGCGGCAATGGAATCGGCCGTTAGCAACGGGACCATGTCCAGCGAAGCCTCGTTCAAGTCGCCAGCGGGCACATTGATGCGGAAAGGCGGCGACGAGCTTTCGACCAAGCCATACGCGGCTACTTTACGCGCTACCTCACTCTGCTTGCTAGCTTCCATGTAGTCGGCAGAGAGCGTAGTATAGTCAGCGCGCAGGTCTTCGGTTTCCAGCTTCAACTTCTGGATGTTGCGGTTCATGCGGTAGCCGTAGTGCGTGTTACCGATGTAGACCAGCGTTAAGAACATAATGAACAGCACGTGCGGCAGGAAGCGCACGGGCAAGCCCTCCCGAAACAGGCCATCCATGCGAATGGCGCGGTCGAGTACCGTGAATACGCTCCACGAGCTCCGTGGCCCTGTCTCTACTTCCGATTCGCGCTCGGCTTTAGGTTTTGGTTTTGGCGCTGGCTCCGGCGTCGGTTGGCTCACCGGCTCCGGCACAACGGCTACTACCTCGCGCGGCATATTGGCGCGGGGCTTCGTAACAGGTGGTTTTATCGTATTCAGAGCCATATTTCAAGCGTCGATTAACTATTTGTCCGTTCTGCCACGCGCAACTTGGCGCTGCGGGCGCGGCTGTTTTCGGCTATTTCCGCGGCAGAGGCTTCCACTGGTTTGCGCGTAAGCACCTCGAAAGGCGTGTGCGTGTGGCCGTAGAAATCCTTATCTACTTCGCCGAAGAACTTCCCCTTCGCCATGAAGTTCTTCACGAGTCGGTCTTCCAGCGAGTGGTAGCTCATCACAACCAACCGCCCGCCGGGCCGCAATACCTGAGCCGTTTGCTGGAGCATTTCCTGCAACGCGGTCATTTCGTCATTTACCTCAATTCGCAGAGCTTGGAATACTTGCGCTAAGTATTTGTTTTCCTTACCCCGCGGCATGCAGCTCGCAATAGCCTGCTTCAGCTCTCCGATGGTAGTAAGCTGCCGCCCACGTCTACCGGTCACGACGGCTTTGGCTAGGGTGCGAGCGTTCGTCACTTCTCCATACATGCCGAAGATGCGGTGCAAAGCCGTCTCATCGTAGTCGTTGATGATGTCGGCGGCGGTGCGGGTACCTTCCGGATCCATGCGCATATCCAGCGGTCCGTCGAAGCGGGTGCTGAAGCCGCGCGCTGGGGTATCGAACTGGTGCGACGACACTCCTAGGTCGGCCAACAAGCCATCAACGGGCAGCACGCCTAAACGGTCGAGCTCTTGGTGCAAGTCACGGAAATTGGCGCGAATGAAGGTGAACTGCGGTCGGGCTAGCTTAGCTGCCTCGCGCTCAGCATCGGCATCTTGATCGAAGCTGTAGAGATGACCCGTGGTGAGGCGTTCCAGCAACCGAGCCGAGTGGCCGCCACCGCCGAAGGTCACGTCCACGTAGCGCCCTTCTGGCTGCAGAGCTAGCCCCTCAAGGCACTCAGTCAGCATCACAGGCCGGTGGTAGGCGGTATCGTTGAGGTAGTTGCTCATGCGGCAGCGGAGCCGCCGAGCGGCATGTCAGTGGACAAAAACTTTTGGGCCAGCTGCGAGAAGCTCTTTTGGTCTTTGATCAGGAAGGCGTCGTAGCGCTCCGGGTCCCAGATTTCACAACGGTTACCCATCCCCACAATGATGGCTTCCTTCTCGATGCCGGCATAACGCAGCATGGTGCGCGGGAGCATGAAGCGCCCGATATTGTCAAGCTCCACCTCAGTCATGCCGCGGAAGAAATTTCGCTGGAATTGCCGGTACTCCTCGTTGAACTCATCCAAGGCCATCACCTTGTCGTGAATTACGCGCCAAGACGAGCTAGGGTACAAAACCAGACAAGGTTCGAAGCCACGCACGAGCACGAGTTGGTTTCCTGTCTCCTGCGGCAGACTTCCCTTCACCTTGGCGGGTAGCACCAAGCGCCCTTTCGGGTCCAGCTTGCACTCGTATTCGCCAGAGAGAAGATTCATGCCGGGTGGGCTCAGGTGAGGGATAATAGCAAAAGTACTCATTGGCCCCGAAAAGCCCACCACGATTTACCATTTTCTACCACCAGTTGAAAAGGCCATTTAGAAGCTCCAAAACGCATTTTTGGTTGTCCTAGGATTTCAACTCTAGAAAAAAGTGGTAGAAAATAGAAAACCTAGTAACGAAGTATCACGCCGAGTCCTTATCTAGAAATAATAAAATTGGTGCCCTCAAGAATGCAACAACCTAGGTATGATGTACCTAAACGAAGCATTTTATAAACTATTATGTACTAAGATTAACTAGATGAAGAACGTCATCAGCATACTCTTGCTTTATTTTCTAAGCACTTATGTGGCTTTGGCCCAGCAGAAACAAAAGGTGTTCTTCTCGGACGTCGACAACTTCTGGGTGGCTTACGACAGCATCCGAAGTACCACGGATAGCCTAAGGCAGATGCAGTACATCCAAAAACTGTACATTGATAAAGGCACCCCGGGCTTGAAGGCTTTCATGGAAGTGCGGGCATTTACCCCTCAAGAGTGGGTAAGTTCGATCAGACGTTACCCTAGGTTTTGGGCTGCTATTCGCCCGAATACGGAGCGAGCCAAAACGGCCGCGCAGGAGATAGAACCTGCAATCAAGAAGCTTAAGAAGCTGTATCCTGATCTACGCCCCGCCAGCATCTACTTCACCATTGGGGCGCTCCGCTCTGGCGGCACCGTCAAGGATAGTCTGGTCTTGATTGGAACTGAGCTAGCCCTCGGTACGGCGGCGACGGATGTTTCTGAGTTCTCGAAAAGCAAGCAGACATTTCTGGCTAGGCATTACAAATCTGAGCCGTCCAAGAACATTGTTCCGCTTAATATTCACGAATATGTGCACACGCAGGAAAAGGCTTATGGAATCACGCTGCTGGGGCAAGCGCTGAATGAGGGCGTCTGCGACTTCGTGACGGAATGTGTCACTGGCAAAGTCATGCCGCTCCCTTACATGGCCTACGGGCCCAAGCATGAGCAAGAGTTGAAGGAGAAATTTAAAGTGCAGATGTTCTCGCCCTACTACGGCAACTGGTTCTACAACCAAGAGTCCGATGACCCCAACCATGTACCTGACCTAGGCTATTACATGGGCTATGCTATTTGTAAGACTTACTATCAGCAAGCCAAGGACAAAAAGCGCGCAATCAAAGAGCTTATTGAGCTAGACTTCGCGAACACCGATATGGTAGAAGCTTTTTTAGCCAAGACCCACTACTACGCGGAGCCTCTCAACAAGACAAAGATTCTGCAAGCCTATGAAGCCAACCGGCCCGTTGTCACCAGCATCACCCCCGCTATTTCTACCGACGGATTTATTGCTAGTGATGCGCAGGAAATTCGAGTAGAATTTTCGAAAGCAATGGGACCAACCGCCACGACAGAGCTAGGTCCCGAGGCTGGCGGGAAAACACCCGTCGTACGAGGAGGCGGTTTTTCAGCCGATAAAAAGTCGTTTATCTACAAAGTAAATCTTAAGCCAGGTCAGACCTATGATCTAATCATCACAGGCCTTATGGAAGACAATGGTTTCCGGTCGCTAGACGGCTTCCCGTTAAAGTCTTACGAGCTAAAATTCAAGACCAGGTAAAAGCAACTAGCTCCAAATCCCGTACCTGCTGGCCTATTATTCTGCACAAGTCATTGCTTGTAAGTACCTATCTTTGTGCTGTGAAACGTCCGCTTACCCATCGGCTGTTTAGTGGCTTTTTGGCCCTGCTAGTCCTCACCGCTTCGGTGGGGCTAACGGTGCTGCGCCATACCTGCACCCAGAGCGGACACACCAGCACGGCCGTCATTTTTAGTACGCCGCACCACGGCTGCCCCAGCGTCAAGCCGGCACCCGAACCTCATTCGGCCAGCGCCCACCTCAAAGGCACCTGCTGCGACTTTAAAGCCAACTTCCACAAGCTCGATGCCTCTTCGTCGGACGTGAGTTGGGTGAAAAGCTTGGTGCCGGAGTTTGTGGCCGCTTGGCTGCCTATGCACGGTTGGCCGACGGCTCCTACCGCGCCCCAGGTTGCGCAAGCCGTCACGTGGCACGCTTCCGACAGTTCGCCCCCACCTAGGGCTGGCCGTGCCCTGCTGACGTTCGTCTGCACCCTCGTTGTTTAGCAGCTGTTTTCCGAACCGCTCCTTGCAGAGCGACCGTTGTTTCGTGCGCGCACGGATCAACGCAGTTATTCGTTGAAAACGCTGCTAACTCTTTGATACCATGACTTCTTTCTATGGGCGCTTGGCGGTGCCGATGCTTGGCTTATGCCTAGGTAGCACGCACCTCGCCCTTGCCCAATCGGATGCCCTAGCCCCCGTGCGCGGACAGGTAACCGACGCTGCTTCGTCGGCTCCGCTACCCGGCGCCGTGGTGCGCTGGCTTGGCACCGCTGATGGCGCTACCACTACAGATGCTGCGGGCACCTTCAGCTTGGTACGGCCTGCGCGGGCTACCAATCAACTCATTATCAACTCTCTTAGTTACCAACCCGATACCATCACACTCAGCGGTGGTACTTACGTGCGCATCGCGCTGCGGCGCAGCACCGAGCTAGGTGAGGTGAAAGTGGAAGGTCGTACTCCTAGCTACTCGGCCCTTACTCCTACGAATACGCAGGTCATCACCAGCCGCGACCTGACCAAATCGGCGTGCTGCAACCTAGCCGAGAGTTTTGAAACCAATGCCTCCGTGGAAGTTTCCACTACCGATGCCGTGTCTGGCGCCAAGCAGATTCAGTTGCTAGGTTTGGACGGGGCTTACTCGTTGATGACGGTCGATAACTTGCCGGCGTTGCGGGGCTTGTCTACTCCTTACCGCCTCGGCTATCTATCGGGCACCTGGATTGATGGTATCGACATCATCAAGGGCATGGGCTCGGTGGTGAGTGGCTACGAGAGCATTTCGGGCCAAGTGAACGTGCGCCTGAAAGAGCCCGAAAAAACGGATCGGCTGCTGTTCAACGCCTATGTCAACGACCTCGGCAAATTTGACCTGAACCTGAACGTATCGGCGCAGGCTTCGCCGAAGGTGAGCACGGCCTTGCTGCTGCATACCGACCACCTCGGCAACCGCGTCGACCGTAACAAGGATGGCTTTCTGGATTTGCCCTTAGCCACGCAGTATAACCTCTTTAATAAGTGGAAATACAAGTCGGGGAAAGGCATTGTGAGCGAGCTAGGCCTAGGTGCCTTGCGCGAAACCCGGCAGGGCGGCCAGATGGACTTTCGAGAAAGCACACCTGGCGGCTACTACGGTACCACGCTCACCACCAACCGCTACACCGGCTACAGTAAAACCAGCTACACCTGGCCGGGCCGCCCCTACCAAAGTGTGGGGCTGATGCTGTCGGGTACGAGCCACGCCTTTGACTCGCAATACGGGCTGCGCACCTACGACGGCACCCAGCGCACCGGTCTAGCTACCCTGATGTTTCAGAGCATCCTTGGCACCACGGCCCACACCTACCGCCTAGGGGTAAGCTACTTGCACGACGATTACCGTGAGGTATTGCGCCAGGGCTTTACTTACGTGAACGAAACACCCGCGCAACAATATGCTCGTGAGCACCGCAACCGCTTCGAGCGGGTACCAGGAGCTTTTGCCGAGTACACGTACCAGAACGCCCGCAACCTCACGCTAGTAGGCGGCTTACGAGTAGACCGCCACAATCTATATGGCTGGGTACTCACGCCGCGCTTCAACGTGAAGTACGACGTGACACCTACCACCATCTTGCGCGGGGCGGCGGGCCGGGGCTTCCGGGTAGCTAATCCCATCGCGGAAAATGCCGGCATGCTGGTCAGCTCGCGGGCGTTCGTCATCGACCAAAACCTACGGCCTGAGCGTGCCTGGAACGTAGGCGGCAGTTTCACCCAGTACTTCACCCTAGCTGGGCGTCAAGCGACGTTCATCACCGACTATTACTACACGTGGTTCCAGAACCAAGTAGTGGCAGATTCCTACACCGAACCAAGCCAGCTCATCATCACCAACCTAGCTCCGGGCGGCCGTTCTTTCTCGCGCAGCTTCCAAGCCGAAGTGCAGGTAGAACCGGTGAAAGGCTTGCAGGCTAAAGCCGCCTATAAGTATCTGGACGTGCAGACCGATTATGACGGCCAGCTTCTGCCGCGGCCGCTTACGGTGCCGCACCGTGCTTTCGTGAACCTAGGATACGCCTCAGCCTTCGATAAGTGGCGCGGCGACTTCACGGTGCAATGGTACGGGCAGCGCCCCTTGGCGCCGCATCCTGGCGCCAGCGGCCACCAGCACGGCTCCGGGGAAAGCACGCTCCCGGTCGCGCCCCGCTTTGCCCTGCTCAACGCACAAGTCACCCGCGCCTTCAAACGAATCGAATTGTACGCGGGCGTCGAGAACCTGACCAACTATCGGCAGCCAAACCCAATTATGGGTGCCAACCAGCCCTTCGGTCCGCATTTCGACGCGGCGATGGTGTGGGGGCCAACCTATGGCCGACTAACCTACGCGGGCTTGCGCTTCAAAATAGAGTAGCGCTGGCTGACTTTTTTTACCGCATCTGTTGTTTAATCTTCGTTAGGCTTTTCTCACGCAGAAGATACCTAGCCCCTCTTTAACTCTCTTTTCTTTATGAAAATCCTTTCATCTTTCCTGCTGGCCGCAGCCATGCTTTTCACTGTGTCGGCGGCCAATGCCCAAGATATTGCTAAGGCAAAAGCGAAAGGCGCTGCCGAGCAAGTGCAGTTTAAGACGTCGGCTGTGTGCGACATGTGCAAAGCCCGTCTGGAGAAGTCGATGGCTTATGAAAAGGGCGTGCAGGCCGCTAATCTGGACGTAAAAAGCAAGCTGCTCACTGTAACGTACCGCCCCGATAAAACCACCCCGGAAGCGCTGCTCACCGCCGTGCAGCGCACCGGCTACGACGCCGACGGGCAAACAGCCGATGCCCGTGCTTACGACCGTTTGCCCGACTGCTGCAAGAAAACAAACAATACCCACACGGATAGCGCCCACTAGTGGGTAGCTAATGGTGCCACGCAAAAGCCCGAACCTAGCTAGGTTCGGGCTTTTGTGTTGTAAAGTAGGCTTCTAGCAGGTTCCTTTAAGCGCGCGTCTCAACGGCAAATTCCAGCACAGCCTGAATAGACAGCGGCTTGGTTAAGCGGCGACGATTGATACCGGATATCTCCAAGGTAAAAGAATCTGTTCGTAGATAATCCAGCAGGTTAGGCCAATGCGGCACGTCCATGGCAATGCGGGTAGGCTCTAGCTCGTGGTTCGTGAACGAGGCAATAGACACTTTCCGATTATTAGCTGAAAGAAAACAGTTACCGGTGGCGAGGTTAGCCAACGACGAAACGCCACGCCGTCCTTCTTTATTCTTGGAAAGCAAGCATTCGAGATAGCCGCTCCGCAGCGTAACGACGGTTACATCGTGCTGATCGAGTACCGTCAGGCATGGCAAAGACCCCGGCAATGTGGTTTCCGACAAATAAATCAGGTCCATATCGGGGTCAAGATGCTCGTTTATGGCGCGGGTACTCAAACCGAAGTTGGTGCGCAGGGAACGACGCAGGCCTTGGGTAGGATCAATCGTGAGTACGGCGGCAAGTGTGATGGGGGGTGGCACTACAGGCACCATGAGCAACGGTTTCATATGCTGGCAAATAGGTAGGTCAGCACCCGACCTAAAAGCTTTCAGAACTAGCCCGAAATCAATCAGCGGTACTGCATGCAGAACAGGTCACCACATTAACGAATCTTTGAGGCCTAAGTTACTTAAGTAGAACAACATGCGTTAAAAATATACCAAGACCAGTATAGAGCCTATTAAGGCAGTATTATTGGCCGAAATGCAGCGTGTATGGGCACTATTGCTTATCATAGCGCTTACCTCTGCTAAGTACGTCCTTTATGAAAATTACCTGCGCGCTACTCGATGATGATCCACTAACCTTGGATCTACTCAGTAGCTACATTGCCCTGACTGATGTGCTGGAGCTAAAAGCCACCTTCAGCGATTCGCTTGACGCACACGCATTTCTTGCGCAGGAGCAAGTACAGGTTCTTTTTCTTGATGTGGCGATGCCTAAGCTCAACGGCTTGGAGCTGATTCGCACCTTGCGCCACCCACCACTGGTTGTTCTCCTGACAGCTTATCCGCAATACGCTCTGGAGGCTTTCGATCTGGATGTCGTTGATTATCTGCTCAAACCTATCACCATGGAGCGCTTTCTGCGGGCCGTCACGAAGGTCAGCAACTTGGTTCGAGGACAGACAGTAACCGCTGACACCGCCTTCTTTATTCGGGCCGATGCCCAGTACATACGCCTGTGTTACCAGCAAGTCTTGTTTATCGAAGCGCTAAAAGACTTCACAAAGCTGCATACTACCGACGGCAAGACGCACCTAACGCTGGTTAACTTAAAGAATCTGGAGGAACAACTGCCATCGACTTTGTTCGTGCGCACGCATCGTTCTTACCTCATCAATACCCAGCACATCGAGTCAATTAATAACCTGGAAGTGCGCTTAGGCGGCTACACGCTACCCCTAGGGCAAACGTACCGGGAACAGGTCACAGACCGGCTCGTCAACCGTTCGCTTATCCGGCGGCAACCTTAGGACGGGCGGGCACAGCCTCGGTAAGTGCATCCGTTGCACGCGGGATGGTGAAGCAAAAGGTAGTACCTAGCTCTGGTTGGGTTTGAAAGCTGAGCTGTCCACCGTTACGCTCCACAAATTCTTTGCATAGGCGCAGACCTAGACCAGTTCCTCGCTCGTCGGCCGTGCCGCTGGTCGTATGCAACTTAGCCTCACCGAAAATACGGAGCCGGTCTGCGTCCGTAATCCCGACGCCCGTGTCTGTCACGGCCACTTCCCAAAAGGCTCCTTTCGGCGCGGCAGCAATTCTAACTACGCCAAACTCTGGTGTAAACTTGATAGCATTGCTCAGTAGATTGCGCAGAACCAGCCGCGTCATGTCTGGGTCAGCCAAGCACATATAAGATTGCTCCAGCTCATTCTGCAAACTGATTCGTTTGCGCTTCGCTTCTACGCTAACCAAGGCGAGCGTTTCTATCACTAGCTCGTTCAGCACGAGCTTTTTAGGGCGCGGGCGAACATCTTGCAAGTGAGCCGCCGACCAATTGAGTAGACTGTCAAGCAGCTGTAACGTGGTATCGAGGGTGTACGTCAGCTGCTCTTTGTGCGCCGCTAATCGTTCGATGGGGATGGTACCTAGGTCGAGCAGAGTGAGCAGCGAGTAGAGCGAGCCTAGCGGGCTGCGTACATCATGCGCCAAAGCACAAAAAAGCAAACTCTTCGTCTTGTTGAGCTGGGCTAGCTCTTCTTGCTGCTGGCGCAAGGCGGCTTGCTCTTGGCGGAGCGCACGGTTCTGTAGCCGTTGTCGGCGTAAGGCCCAAATCAACCCTAGCGCAACCAGCACCAGCAGCAAATCGCTCATCATCAATCCACTGCGCATTAAGGGCCACGGAGTCATAGAGAAGAGCGAAGCTAGCGGCATAGGCTATTTGGTTTGCCAAAGCCGCCACCAAGGTAGGTACGGCTGGTCGTGGTGCTCGTAATGATACCCAAAAAAGTAACAGCTCAAAAAAGCCCACAGGTGGTGCCGAAGTTGCGTGCGCGATTTGTGCGTGTTATCGGGGGCGTGTTCGCCGCGGTGGGGCAAGTAAGTGCCAAAGAAGAACAGCTGCACGGTAGCTAGCACTGCTGGTACCATCCAGAAGGCGATAACATTCGCCATTGGAAAGAACAGCTTCAGCACGTTGTAGGTAATGGCCATCAGCACGACTTGCCACCACGTTACGTAGTTCCAGGCGAAGCGCGCTAGCCACGGCAGAAAACCGGGGTGCTTGCCATCATGAAAATCAGGGTCCTCTTCCGTCGCGACGTGGCGGTGGTGCTGGTGATGCTTGGGCAGCATCCTAGGAAACCAATTATAGGCAAATAGCAACGCGGTGACAGTACCGATACCATTGTTCAGGCGCTTGTCGGTGCTTACCACACCATGCATGGCGTCGTGGGCGGTAATGAACAGGCCGGTGTAAAGGTGCGTTTGCACTAAGGCGAGCAGGTAAGGCCACGGCGTTGCCCAGTCAGGCTGGTAGAAACCGAGCAGAAACGTAAGCAGACCCGTCCATAACGCAATAATCGTCAGCGCAACCACTACACCTTTGCCGTGTAGAGGCTGGGGCTTCACGCGCTTTTGCGTTATGGCAGATTGGGTAGCTAGCATGTTCTGATCTATCGTTTCTGGTAGCACCTCTTGGGATTCATTGCAGTGTTTTACTGCGCGCGATGCTACTCCGTTACAGCTTGAGCAAAGCGTCGCGCACGTTTTCCATGAGCCACATGGGCGTGCTAGTGGCTCCGCAGATACCAACAGACTGTCCGGCCTGAAACCAGTCGGACTGAATTTCTTCTACTTTAGAAATAAAGTGCGTATTCGGATTGGTATCCTTGCACACCTGGTAAAGTACCTTGCCGTTACTACTTTTCGTACCAGACACAAATACAATCTGGTCGAACTGGGCCGCAAACCGACGCAAGTCTTTGTCCCGGTTGCTCACCTGCCGACAGATCGTATCGTTGGCTGACACCGAGTAGCCGCGCTGCTCAAGCTCCCCTTTGATCCGGTAAAAAGAATCGGTGCTCTTTGTGGTCTGGCTGTAGAGCGTCACGTTGCTGGGCAATTCATGGCGCAACAACTCCTCTAGGTTTTCAAACACGACGGCATTACCACTGGTCTGCCCTAACAAGCCCCGCACCTCGGCATGACCATGCTTGCCGTAGATGAAGATCTGCTCCTGCTTATCGTAGCTGGTTTTGATGCGGTTTTGCAGCTTGAGTACTACCGGACACGAAGCATCAATCAGTGTTAGGTTGTTCTCTAGAGCGGTCTGATACGTGCAAGGTGGTTCGCCATGCGCCCGAATCAGCACAGCTTCATCGCGCAGCTGCGAAAACGTATTGTAGTCAATAATACGCAGGCCCTGCTTTTCGAGGCGCTCCACTTCTTCATCGTTGTGCACGATGTCGCCCAGGCAATATAAATAGCCCTGTTCTTGCAGAATATCCTCGGCCATCTGAATGGCATAAATGACGCCGAAGCAGAAGCCGGAATTGGGGTCGATACGGACGCTCAGTTGGTGCGGCATAGCTTCCTAACCGCAAAACCCGGCAGAAGGTTGTGGGTCTTAGCCTAGAAGTGAGAAGTTTATATTTGAGCTCACTAAAGTT
This Hymenobacter sp. GOD-10R DNA region includes the following protein-coding sequences:
- a CDS encoding penicillin-binding protein, translating into MKGNVKKAIVTRVRLAFLGVCLFSAAIIWKVSRIQFKEGEKWRALEQERRVVYQPVFATRGNILASDGKSMMATSLPFYRVAWDPSVVDKETFKSGVDSLALLLSRFFGDRSPQEYKRRLKNAKNASVRYVRLNSRQINYQEKKMLSSWPVFRAGKNKGGVIFEKVDKRFRPFGGLAQRTVGFLNEDKNGAGLEFTYNRYLAGKDGEALFERLPGGNKPIYDGTEVKPQPGYDIQTTLDINLQDVAENALYKSLIQNDAQYGCVILMEVQTGEIKAVANLGKVADGVYREDYNYAFADQGRTEPGSTFKLASMMALFEENPNISLDDTVNTGRSGSMRIGGAVKSDTHAYGKVSVKHVIEVSSNIGVAVLIDREFNKKPERYAEHLKKFGLNKPLGFQMSGEARPYIKDPTDRSWSRTSLTTMCIGYELKLAPLQTLAFYNSIANNGVKVQPMIVKEIKQNGQVLEHYEPKVLIPKICSDETLAKLHAMLEGVVVEGTARAIRTPDYPIAGKTGTAWKFKNGQYTKMYSTSFCGYFPANKPKYSCIVVVDSPKRGNWSGAQVAAPIFREVADKAMARDAASQRPLLARAPVNKSYVPLVKAGMQDELMEVCQQLGVSTHSRAEGDDWVRATTSTDSGTKSLTWQSAAVRPGRVPNVQGLTLRDALFLLENRGLRVRTLGSGRVQRQSIAAGSPARRGSLITLELNPIGAAPTVITPIIPAPNGPLADTKTALHPENVGAKTETKTASKSKA
- the rsmH gene encoding 16S rRNA (cytosine(1402)-N(4))-methyltransferase RsmH; this encodes MSNYLNDTAYHRPVMLTECLEGLALQPEGRYVDVTFGGGGHSARLLERLTTGHLYSFDQDADAEREAAKLARPQFTFIRANFRDLHQELDRLGVLPVDGLLADLGVSSHQFDTPARGFSTRFDGPLDMRMDPEGTRTAADIINDYDETALHRIFGMYGEVTNARTLAKAVVTGRRGRQLTTIGELKQAIASCMPRGKENKYLAQVFQALRIEVNDEMTALQEMLQQTAQVLRPGGRLVVMSYHSLEDRLVKNFMAKGKFFGEVDKDFYGHTHTPFEVLTRKPVEASAAEIAENSRARSAKLRVAERTNS
- a CDS encoding FtsL-like putative cell division protein; translated protein: MALNTIKPPVTKPRANMPREVVAVVPEPVSQPTPEPAPKPKPKAERESEVETGPRSSWSVFTVLDRAIRMDGLFREGLPVRFLPHVLFIMFLTLVYIGNTHYGYRMNRNIQKLKLETEDLRADYTTLSADYMEASKQSEVARKVAAYGLVESSSPPFRINVPAGDLNEASLDMVPLLTADSIAARARADSLATTAPPAEANITEAGPPAPVTDLPAEVEPEVTPHSSNRSESHRNER
- the mraZ gene encoding division/cell wall cluster transcriptional repressor MraZ — protein: MNLLSGEYECKLDPKGRLVLPAKVKGSLPQETGNQLVLVRGFEPCLVLYPSSSWRVIHDKVMALDEFNEEYRQFQRNFFRGMTEVELDNIGRFMLPRTMLRYAGIEKEAIIVGMGNRCEIWDPERYDAFLIKDQKSFSQLAQKFLSTDMPLGGSAAA
- a CDS encoding Ig-like domain-containing protein, translating into MKNVISILLLYFLSTYVALAQQKQKVFFSDVDNFWVAYDSIRSTTDSLRQMQYIQKLYIDKGTPGLKAFMEVRAFTPQEWVSSIRRYPRFWAAIRPNTERAKTAAQEIEPAIKKLKKLYPDLRPASIYFTIGALRSGGTVKDSLVLIGTELALGTAATDVSEFSKSKQTFLARHYKSEPSKNIVPLNIHEYVHTQEKAYGITLLGQALNEGVCDFVTECVTGKVMPLPYMAYGPKHEQELKEKFKVQMFSPYYGNWFYNQESDDPNHVPDLGYYMGYAICKTYYQQAKDKKRAIKELIELDFANTDMVEAFLAKTHYYAEPLNKTKILQAYEANRPVVTSITPAISTDGFIASDAQEIRVEFSKAMGPTATTELGPEAGGKTPVVRGGGFSADKKSFIYKVNLKPGQTYDLIITGLMEDNGFRSLDGFPLKSYELKFKTR
- a CDS encoding TonB-dependent receptor codes for the protein MTSFYGRLAVPMLGLCLGSTHLALAQSDALAPVRGQVTDAASSAPLPGAVVRWLGTADGATTTDAAGTFSLVRPARATNQLIINSLSYQPDTITLSGGTYVRIALRRSTELGEVKVEGRTPSYSALTPTNTQVITSRDLTKSACCNLAESFETNASVEVSTTDAVSGAKQIQLLGLDGAYSLMTVDNLPALRGLSTPYRLGYLSGTWIDGIDIIKGMGSVVSGYESISGQVNVRLKEPEKTDRLLFNAYVNDLGKFDLNLNVSAQASPKVSTALLLHTDHLGNRVDRNKDGFLDLPLATQYNLFNKWKYKSGKGIVSELGLGALRETRQGGQMDFRESTPGGYYGTTLTTNRYTGYSKTSYTWPGRPYQSVGLMLSGTSHAFDSQYGLRTYDGTQRTGLATLMFQSILGTTAHTYRLGVSYLHDDYREVLRQGFTYVNETPAQQYAREHRNRFERVPGAFAEYTYQNARNLTLVGGLRVDRHNLYGWVLTPRFNVKYDVTPTTILRGAAGRGFRVANPIAENAGMLVSSRAFVIDQNLRPERAWNVGGSFTQYFTLAGRQATFITDYYYTWFQNQVVADSYTEPSQLIITNLAPGGRSFSRSFQAEVQVEPVKGLQAKAAYKYLDVQTDYDGQLLPRPLTVPHRAFVNLGYASAFDKWRGDFTVQWYGQRPLAPHPGASGHQHGSGESTLPVAPRFALLNAQVTRAFKRIELYAGVENLTNYRQPNPIMGANQPFGPHFDAAMVWGPTYGRLTYAGLRFKIE